The following are encoded together in the Phragmitibacter flavus genome:
- a CDS encoding glycosyltransferase: protein MTNKSTPIIVAGMHRSGTSLVASLLSALGANMGQKLLAADERNPRGYFEDVDFLDFQRRLLADHCLPDDNGHPDWGWTESEQLDQQGIKAYGEYARKLLITQTEGRGLWGWKDPRTTLLLDFWNALLDNAVYILVYRFPWDVADSLQRIGEPLFTRHPDYAYRIWRFYNQHLLDFYRKNSSKCLLVSVNALQQNPNQLATLIHNKFKLELSSVDLTGLYEKDLLARTDAEDPLIDLVAATYPQCTNLLEQLDDLADLSSYGLWRVNPLKFISGTSQDQLSSIPVKVSVIIPCFNDGRFLIDAIASVERFAPENCELILVNDGSNEKVTLEILETLAETGYRILNQENLGLSAARNAGIHQASGCYILPLDADNRLRAGFIESAIKELESSSTTGVVYGYRQFFGLKTGTDEVGEFNLEEMLKFNYIDACAVFRRQVWDDCKGYDQNMSPLEDWDLWIGAAEKGWRFHRLTLVTFDYRIRPESLLSMVDDAALVERLFAAMIEKHYELYQPRLIKQLAEMKRNSAHLTASVRRLSDENDRLRGELLTTSTTHGQSPQPVEHGGYAGNPIAQDRHTMKQGQTIAPPLLDDLVNETISGSRDVRVGDRFLLKGIIPKWAADSLRLICLWESLLDQRLNAIQAIHFVADDGKLLGGADHPQDENNRFIRQGQVWVDIATMSNTQLSHAKYLGFGIYMLGGELMPIENGVRDWNNRRLLVDILAETAPPDSFPQERTSNPHSSNTTSTS, encoded by the coding sequence ATGACCAATAAATCCACGCCAATCATTGTAGCGGGAATGCATCGATCAGGAACCTCGTTGGTGGCATCTCTATTATCTGCTCTTGGTGCCAACATGGGGCAGAAATTGTTGGCAGCAGATGAGCGCAATCCTCGCGGCTATTTCGAGGATGTGGATTTTCTTGATTTCCAGCGCAGACTTCTTGCCGACCATTGTCTGCCAGACGATAACGGTCATCCTGATTGGGGCTGGACAGAGAGTGAGCAGTTGGACCAACAAGGCATAAAGGCTTATGGCGAATACGCGAGAAAATTGCTGATTACTCAAACGGAGGGTCGGGGATTATGGGGCTGGAAAGATCCTCGCACGACGCTTCTTCTCGACTTCTGGAACGCCTTGCTGGACAACGCTGTCTACATTCTAGTCTATCGTTTCCCATGGGATGTGGCCGACTCACTCCAGAGGATAGGAGAACCGCTCTTTACTCGTCACCCGGATTACGCCTATCGGATATGGAGATTTTATAACCAACACCTTCTCGATTTTTATAGGAAGAACTCGTCCAAGTGCCTGCTTGTGTCTGTGAACGCCCTTCAGCAGAATCCTAATCAATTGGCGACCCTGATTCACAATAAATTCAAACTTGAGTTGTCCTCAGTTGATTTGACGGGCCTATACGAAAAGGATTTGCTTGCCCGCACCGATGCGGAAGATCCACTGATTGATCTTGTGGCAGCCACCTATCCGCAATGCACGAATTTGCTGGAGCAACTTGATGATCTCGCCGATCTCTCGAGTTATGGACTTTGGCGGGTGAATCCACTGAAGTTCATATCCGGGACAAGCCAGGACCAACTCTCTTCCATTCCTGTGAAGGTGTCGGTTATTATCCCCTGTTTTAATGACGGTCGATTTTTAATCGATGCCATTGCAAGCGTTGAAAGGTTTGCCCCTGAAAATTGTGAACTCATCTTAGTAAACGATGGTTCAAACGAAAAAGTAACATTGGAGATCCTCGAAACCCTCGCAGAGACAGGATATCGCATCCTCAACCAGGAAAACCTTGGGCTTTCAGCCGCAAGAAATGCGGGAATTCACCAGGCTTCGGGGTGTTACATTCTTCCTCTCGATGCCGACAACCGACTGCGGGCTGGTTTTATCGAATCTGCCATCAAAGAACTCGAATCGTCATCAACTACAGGAGTCGTTTATGGCTACCGCCAATTCTTCGGGTTGAAAACAGGGACCGATGAAGTCGGGGAGTTTAATTTGGAGGAAATGCTGAAATTTAATTACATCGACGCCTGCGCGGTGTTCAGACGGCAGGTCTGGGACGATTGTAAAGGTTATGATCAAAACATGTCACCCCTGGAAGATTGGGATCTGTGGATTGGCGCAGCTGAAAAGGGGTGGCGTTTCCATCGTCTTACTCTAGTCACATTTGACTACCGGATAAGACCTGAATCGTTGCTATCAATGGTTGATGATGCAGCGTTGGTTGAAAGGTTGTTCGCGGCCATGATCGAGAAACACTACGAGCTCTATCAACCCCGATTGATCAAGCAACTGGCAGAGATGAAAAGAAACTCGGCGCACCTCACTGCCAGCGTCCGCCGCTTGTCTGATGAAAATGATCGGCTCAGGGGGGAATTGTTGACAACCTCGACCACGCATGGCCAGAGTCCGCAGCCTGTTGAGCACGGTGGATACGCCGGGAACCCAATTGCTCAAGACCGTCACACGATGAAACAGGGGCAGACCATCGCTCCCCCGCTTCTTGATGATCTGGTCAATGAGACAATTTCCGGCAGCCGTGATGTGCGTGTGGGAGATCGTTTTTTGCTCAAAGGCATCATCCCAAAGTGGGCTGCGGATAGTCTGCGATTGATCTGCCTTTGGGAGAGCTTGTTGGATCAACGCCTGAATGCCATTCAGGCAATCCACTTTGTTGCAGATGACGGAAAACTTTTGGGAGGGGCAGACCATCCACAGGATGAAAACAACCGCTTCATCAGGCAGGGCCAGGTTTGGGTGGACATCGCAACCATGAGCAACACCCAGCTGAGCCATGCAAAATATTTAGGCTTCGGCATCTACATGCTGGGCGGGGAACTAATGCCCATTGAAAACGGGGTTCGCGATTGGAACAATCGCCGCCTGCTGGTCGACATTTTGGCTGAGACCGCACCGCCGGATAGCTTCCCGCAAGAGAGAACAAGTAATCCCCATTCGTCGAATACCACGTCAACCTCTTGA
- a CDS encoding UbiA family prenyltransferase has product MSSYRPIRDYVRVLGHFASIRSLEVLVLQASPFFGGFLGGFQFEWEDLIRLILLLLGSLFLTAHIFILNDWAGHNSDKRDPRRTTLVFTQQKISRVQVAHVAIAFLIVANIFFFMVGPLTMLFGAAIAVLSLLYSCSPRFGKVTPIAASINHLVGGMLHFLLGYTLFHELDGRGLAISLFFGLVFAGGHFNQEVRDYEGDSINGIRTSAVVFGPRRTFLASLSLFTLAYALIIGLAATSMLPNLLYGSFIPWFLHVAWSVQTLRQGLGFEAILKMQRRFRLLFAITGLAMLIR; this is encoded by the coding sequence ATGAGTTCCTACCGGCCCATTCGGGACTATGTGAGAGTCCTGGGACACTTCGCGTCTATTCGATCACTGGAGGTTTTGGTGCTGCAGGCCTCCCCTTTTTTCGGCGGGTTCCTTGGTGGCTTCCAATTCGAATGGGAAGACTTGATCCGCCTGATCTTGCTGCTTTTAGGCAGCCTTTTTCTCACCGCCCATATCTTCATCTTAAATGACTGGGCGGGGCACAATAGCGACAAACGGGATCCGCGCCGCACAACCCTCGTATTTACCCAACAAAAAATCAGCAGGGTCCAGGTCGCACATGTGGCCATCGCCTTTTTGATTGTGGCGAACATTTTCTTCTTCATGGTTGGCCCATTAACCATGCTGTTTGGTGCTGCAATTGCAGTCCTCAGCTTGCTTTATTCATGCTCACCTCGGTTCGGCAAAGTTACTCCCATCGCCGCTTCGATCAATCACCTGGTCGGAGGCATGCTGCATTTTTTGTTGGGATACACCCTGTTCCATGAGCTGGATGGGCGAGGTCTCGCGATCAGCCTCTTTTTCGGCCTGGTATTTGCCGGTGGCCATTTCAATCAGGAGGTGCGTGACTATGAGGGAGATTCGATTAACGGAATTCGCACCAGTGCCGTGGTGTTCGGCCCTCGCCGCACGTTTCTTGCCAGTCTGAGCCTCTTTACCCTCGCCTACGCGTTGATTATCGGTCTGGCGGCAACGAGCATGCTGCCCAATTTGTTGTATGGCAGCTTCATCCCATGGTTCCTGCATGTCGCATGGTCAGTGCAAACCCTCCGACAAGGGTTGGGATTCGAGGCTATCCTGAAGATGCAACGGCGATTTCGCCTGCTGTTCGCAATCACCGGCCTTGCCATGCTCATCAGATGA
- a CDS encoding adenylyl-sulfate kinase: MKHTEQEPSAISPVYWFFGRSGAGKSTLTTWIATRLRQEGHAVLLIDGDQVRRGLCKDLEFDPSSRLENHRRVAEVATLAASQNIVVLVATMAPLASIRRSVEKIIPSAALHWIFLDASLRSCIKRDPKALYKRAPGEGNPQDCEYEVPQPQEIHLLVPTETLAQNVCADIAYRYLSNRLAARSI, from the coding sequence ATGAAGCATACTGAGCAAGAACCCTCGGCAATCTCGCCAGTTTATTGGTTCTTTGGCCGCTCAGGGGCGGGGAAATCGACACTCACCACCTGGATTGCCACACGTCTTCGACAGGAAGGCCATGCTGTTCTGCTGATTGATGGCGATCAGGTGCGTCGCGGACTTTGTAAGGATCTGGAATTTGACCCATCGAGCCGACTCGAAAATCATCGCCGGGTGGCGGAGGTCGCGACACTCGCCGCTTCCCAAAACATCGTGGTGCTGGTGGCCACGATGGCACCGCTCGCCTCTATTCGACGATCCGTGGAAAAGATCATCCCCTCTGCAGCATTGCACTGGATCTTCTTGGATGCTTCTTTGAGATCGTGCATCAAAAGGGATCCCAAGGCTCTTTACAAAAGAGCACCTGGCGAAGGAAACCCACAGGATTGCGAATACGAAGTGCCGCAACCGCAAGAGATTCATCTGCTGGTTCCCACTGAGACTTTGGCACAAAACGTGTGCGCCGACATCGCCTATCGCTACCTATCAAATCGCTTGGCGGCACGATCCATTTGA